The stretch of DNA AGGGAAGAAAGAATTTAATTCCCTGATATCAGCGGTAATGAAGAATACCCTTAAAAAGGGATACCAGTTCAGAAGGATCCTGAGAACAGGTAATGTTTTCAGAGGAACTTCTATAAGAGCGGTGTACAGATTGAATTCCATGGGTATTATCCGCATGGGATTTTCATTGTCCGCAAAGAGCGGTAACGCTGTTAAAAGAAATCTTATAAGAAGAAGATTGCGGCATCTTTCAATAGAAAAAGGAATGAACACAGGAGCAGATGTTGTTATAATGCCTGAAGG from Candidatus Aegiribacteria sp. encodes:
- the rnpA gene encoding ribonuclease P protein component; the encoded protein is MKNTLKKGYQFRRILRTGNVFRGTSIRAVYRLNSMGIIRMGFSLSAKSGNAVKRNLIRRRLRHLSIEKGMNTGADVVIMPEGKLLKDNWENLRKDFMELLVSIEKTRKTMRKKIDKKE